Proteins encoded within one genomic window of Salipaludibacillus agaradhaerens:
- a CDS encoding glycoside hydrolase family 3 C-terminal domain-containing protein encodes MTNRVTYPFQQTELSLVERVEDLVQRLTIDEKVASMIQYQPAIPRLGIRAWKQGTEAAHGVAWLGEATVFPQSIGLSHTWDCRLLKQIGEVISDEARVYYEKNPELHGLTLWAPTVDMARDPRWGRTEEAYGEDPMLTGQLTTALVKGMQGDHPVYLKTVATLKHFLANNNEKDRERCSASIDPRNLFEYYLQAFKPAFVEGKAGSLMTAYNAINGSPAPLHPLLKEVVKGKWGLDGFIVSDAGDVLGLVHDHGYFATYAEAVAASIKSGIDSITDDTEQTKEAIHEAIRLGLLNEADMDHALKNAFRIRFRLGEFDDYHPYTTIPASKLLAPEHKQLAYQAAQKQIVLLKNDGILPLDKKVSETLAVIGPLANDNHIDWYSGTPAYKTTPLEGLKKTFKKNDVTYHHGHSLIRLKASETNRYIYLNQEDNYMLTASEDQPHKAEVFELMDWGWGNYTLKSTSTGKYVTVGEKGLTATANEAKGWFVKEQVTFETSDREDVWKMKAWDGQIIALAHNDSLTVPTTTVPKGMEEFQLEVVEDGITVAVEAAKHADTAVVILGNNPYINGKECIDRQDICLPPAQEKLLQAVSEVNSRTVLVLVSSYPYAIIWAQDHLPAIVHTSHAGPDLGDALGDVLSGDYNPAGRLSMTWYRSIHQLPDMMNYDIIKGKRTYQYFDGDVLYPFGHGLSYSKFSYDDIKLDKSYVHVESDERVTIKATIGNIGDVDGDEVIQLYVRKADESRVVRPLKTLKHFKRVHVKPGEKEQITFEVKVDDLAIWDVTRERYCVETGTYAIMIGPSSAEMPLIATLNVVGEVMPSRQFITRVHAYHYDDYENMYLTEGDGIGHYCVRTQGDKGWIAFKETDVPSENALLNITVFSHGFTGKLLLKAEDEHIGEANVSPLPNWQTITIPVNLKPGLYTLVIELQGDLSLSTIQLV; translated from the coding sequence ATGACGAACCGTGTAACGTATCCGTTTCAGCAAACAGAGTTGTCACTTGTAGAACGGGTTGAGGATCTCGTCCAGCGATTAACGATAGACGAAAAAGTAGCTTCTATGATCCAATATCAGCCGGCAATTCCCCGCCTTGGTATTAGAGCATGGAAACAAGGGACAGAAGCTGCTCATGGGGTGGCATGGCTTGGTGAAGCAACCGTTTTTCCACAAAGTATTGGTTTGTCTCATACGTGGGATTGTCGCTTGTTAAAGCAAATAGGGGAAGTCATTAGTGATGAAGCAAGGGTTTACTATGAGAAAAACCCCGAGCTACATGGTCTAACATTGTGGGCCCCTACCGTAGATATGGCAAGAGACCCGAGATGGGGAAGGACGGAAGAAGCATATGGAGAAGATCCGATGTTGACAGGCCAACTAACGACTGCACTCGTTAAAGGCATGCAAGGTGATCACCCAGTTTATTTGAAAACAGTGGCGACCCTTAAACATTTTCTAGCCAATAACAATGAAAAAGATCGTGAAAGATGTTCGGCAAGTATAGATCCACGTAATTTGTTCGAATATTACTTGCAAGCATTTAAACCGGCATTTGTAGAGGGGAAAGCAGGATCGCTTATGACAGCCTATAACGCTATTAATGGGTCACCTGCTCCGCTCCATCCATTATTAAAAGAAGTTGTAAAAGGAAAGTGGGGGCTCGATGGTTTTATTGTCAGTGATGCAGGAGATGTTTTAGGTCTTGTACATGATCATGGTTATTTTGCCACATATGCTGAGGCAGTGGCAGCATCGATTAAAAGCGGCATTGATAGTATCACAGACGATACCGAACAAACAAAAGAAGCAATTCATGAAGCGATTAGATTAGGTCTTCTTAATGAAGCAGATATGGACCATGCGTTAAAAAATGCGTTTCGCATTCGTTTTCGATTAGGCGAATTTGATGATTATCATCCTTATACCACTATTCCAGCATCTAAACTACTTGCTCCTGAACATAAGCAGTTGGCATATCAGGCAGCACAAAAACAAATTGTCTTATTAAAAAATGATGGCATTTTACCTTTAGATAAAAAGGTGTCTGAGACATTGGCAGTGATTGGACCGCTTGCAAACGATAATCATATCGATTGGTACAGTGGGACACCAGCTTATAAAACGACACCGCTAGAAGGATTGAAGAAGACGTTTAAAAAAAATGACGTGACGTACCATCATGGACACTCCCTTATTCGTTTAAAAGCAAGTGAAACCAATCGTTATATTTACCTCAATCAGGAAGACAACTACATGCTGACTGCTAGTGAGGATCAGCCTCATAAAGCGGAAGTGTTTGAATTAATGGACTGGGGTTGGGGGAACTATACATTAAAATCCACATCTACTGGAAAGTATGTCACAGTAGGAGAAAAGGGACTTACGGCTACTGCGAATGAAGCAAAAGGATGGTTTGTGAAAGAACAGGTGACATTTGAAACTAGCGATCGTGAAGACGTATGGAAAATGAAAGCATGGGATGGACAGATCATCGCACTCGCCCATAACGATAGTTTGACTGTTCCTACGACGACAGTACCTAAAGGTATGGAGGAATTCCAATTGGAAGTGGTTGAGGATGGGATCACTGTTGCTGTGGAGGCTGCCAAACATGCAGATACGGCTGTGGTCATCCTCGGAAATAATCCATATATTAATGGAAAAGAATGCATTGACCGTCAAGATATTTGTCTCCCACCGGCTCAAGAGAAACTCCTTCAAGCAGTGAGTGAGGTTAATTCAAGAACAGTGCTGGTCCTTGTAAGCAGTTATCCTTACGCCATCATTTGGGCACAAGACCATCTTCCTGCCATCGTTCATACTTCTCACGCTGGTCCCGATTTAGGTGACGCTTTGGGAGATGTGTTATCCGGTGACTATAACCCAGCAGGAAGATTAAGCATGACATGGTATCGCTCAATTCATCAACTACCAGACATGATGAATTACGATATCATTAAAGGAAAACGCACGTACCAATATTTTGATGGAGATGTACTCTATCCTTTCGGCCACGGTTTAAGTTATAGCAAGTTTAGTTATGATGACATAAAGCTTGATAAATCCTATGTTCATGTTGAAAGTGATGAGCGTGTGACGATTAAAGCGACGATAGGAAATATAGGGGATGTGGATGGCGATGAAGTGATTCAATTATATGTGAGAAAAGCAGATGAATCCCGTGTCGTTCGTCCATTAAAAACCCTTAAACACTTCAAGCGTGTACATGTGAAACCAGGTGAAAAGGAACAGATTACCTTCGAAGTGAAAGTGGATGATTTAGCTATCTGGGATGTGACGAGAGAAAGATATTGTGTAGAAACTGGCACATACGCCATTATGATAGGCCCATCATCTGCGGAGATGCCATTGATTGCCACACTAAATGTAGTCGGTGAAGTGATGCCATCCCGGCAGTTCATCACACGTGTGCACGCTTATCATTATGATGATTATGAAAATATGTATTTAACAGAGGGAGATGGCATTGGACATTACTGTGTAAGAACGCAAGGTGATAAAGGCTGGATTGCCTTTAAAGAGACAGACGTCCCGTCGGAAAACGCGTTACTGAACATAACGGTTTTTAGCCATGGGTTCACAGGAAAATTGCTACTGAAGGCAGAGGATGAACACATCGGGGAAGCTAACGTGTCCCCGTTACCTAATTGGCAAACAATCACTATCCCAGTAAATCTTAAACCTGGTCTCTACACACTTGTTATTGAGCTTCAAGGTGATCTCTCTCTTAGTACGATACAGCTCGTTTAA
- a CDS encoding ABC transporter substrate-binding protein, producing the protein MNKRKMTSVVLGTVGVLAVLSACSNDEEVINTNNIDGESEGDIEFTLFAADNNPSWNGMDSDVGQVILEETGVSLNASFAINDPAERIALFAAGGEYPDFILPKGDSGILVDAGAMIDLRPLIEEHAPNIQEVYGDYLDRMTWSDEDDAIYFIGTNPVDQQHWTPGSGFWLQHAVVEELGYPEINTVEDFENAIKEYYEMYPEIDGQPTIPLSLLADDWRMLISVTNPAFWATGASDDGEWYIDDETREAILHYRRPEEREYFRWLNHMNAEGLLDPETFVQQEDQYMSKISSGRVLGMIDADWSIADAQTALREDGKYERMHGVYPVTLDYSYEHRNFQSTGYLSEWGIGITIDNPDPVRAIKFLDWMASEEAQILNNWGIEGEHYEVDEDGNRYLTDDQREERLSDSSFNERTGIGVYLAYGPHYGDGVLDSTGQPFTINTQETLIEDYTEKEKEVLEAYGANIWADLYPAADEFPVKPWGAGWEINWPSDSPIAIPFQRAQDIMMTRIPEAILADPEDFDHVYDRFMDELDDIGVEDMEAEFTELVRQRVELWGED; encoded by the coding sequence ATGAACAAGAGGAAAATGACAAGTGTTGTTTTAGGGACGGTTGGTGTATTAGCTGTATTATCAGCCTGCAGCAATGACGAAGAAGTCATCAATACGAATAATATAGACGGTGAAAGCGAGGGTGACATCGAATTCACGTTGTTTGCAGCAGACAACAATCCAAGCTGGAATGGCATGGATAGCGATGTGGGGCAAGTGATTTTAGAAGAAACAGGCGTCTCATTAAATGCAAGTTTTGCGATTAATGACCCGGCTGAACGGATTGCACTCTTTGCAGCTGGTGGTGAGTATCCAGACTTTATTCTCCCAAAAGGAGATAGCGGGATTTTAGTAGATGCTGGGGCAATGATAGATTTAAGACCATTAATTGAAGAGCATGCTCCGAATATACAAGAGGTTTATGGCGATTACTTAGACAGAATGACGTGGAGCGATGAAGATGATGCGATTTACTTTATTGGGACTAATCCAGTCGATCAGCAGCATTGGACACCTGGTAGCGGCTTTTGGCTTCAACATGCAGTAGTAGAAGAATTAGGGTATCCAGAAATCAATACAGTAGAAGATTTTGAGAACGCTATCAAAGAATACTACGAGATGTATCCAGAGATCGACGGCCAACCGACCATTCCACTGTCGTTACTAGCTGATGATTGGCGAATGCTGATTTCTGTGACAAATCCTGCTTTTTGGGCAACCGGGGCCTCAGATGATGGCGAGTGGTATATTGATGATGAAACACGGGAAGCAATCCTTCATTATCGTCGGCCAGAAGAGCGAGAGTATTTTCGCTGGCTAAATCACATGAATGCAGAAGGACTACTTGATCCAGAAACGTTTGTTCAACAAGAGGATCAATACATGTCGAAAATTTCATCTGGTCGCGTGTTAGGGATGATTGACGCTGATTGGTCGATCGCAGATGCGCAAACGGCATTACGTGAAGACGGAAAATATGAACGTATGCATGGTGTTTATCCAGTGACATTAGATTACTCATACGAACACCGTAATTTTCAGAGTACAGGTTATTTATCCGAGTGGGGAATCGGTATCACGATTGATAATCCTGACCCAGTAAGAGCCATTAAATTTCTCGATTGGATGGCGTCAGAGGAAGCTCAAATTTTAAACAACTGGGGGATTGAAGGGGAGCATTATGAAGTAGATGAGGATGGCAACAGATATCTTACTGATGATCAACGTGAAGAACGGCTGAGTGACAGCTCTTTTAATGAACGCACAGGTATTGGTGTATATCTTGCTTACGGTCCGCATTATGGGGACGGTGTGTTAGATTCTACTGGCCAGCCATTTACCATTAATACACAAGAAACGTTAATTGAGGATTATACCGAAAAAGAGAAGGAAGTGTTAGAAGCCTATGGTGCGAATATATGGGCTGATTTGTATCCAGCGGCTGACGAATTTCCTGTAAAACCATGGGGCGCTGGTTGGGAAATTAATTGGCCTTCAGATTCTCCAATTGCGATACCGTTTCAACGGGCGCAAGATATTATGATGACAAGAATTCCAGAAGCCATATTAGCTGATCCGGAAGATTTCGACCACGTGTATGACCGGTTTATGGATGAATTGGATGACATCGGGGTTGAAGATATGGAGGCTGAGTTCACAGAGCTTGTTCGACAACGTGTTGAACTGTGGGGAGAAGATTAA
- the yicI gene encoding alpha-xylosidase: protein MKFTDGNWLIREGLELITPVQLFRETVNEKQLTLLLAPIDLSERANQLDVSMLTVTYSAPLPDVIKVTCVRHKGGVKRGPEFTVAEQEDEATVIKNTKTDVTLTSGSLQVKAIKGPRWTSEYVYNGQHITSSGFKGKAHVTRTATKETFMREELDLSVGETIYGLGERFTPLVRNGQVVDTWNKDGGTSSEQSYKNVPFYLSNKGYGVFVNHPENVSFEAGSEKVSKMQFSVTGETLEYYIIGGGAPKKVLENYTTLTGKPALPPAWSFGLWLTTSFTTDYDEQTVNTFVDGMAERHLPLRVFHFDCFWMKALQWCDFQWDKDVFPDPRGMLRRLKDKGLKISIWINPYIAQASPLFDEAVEKGYLIKKKNGDVWQWDKWQPGMGIVDFTNDQACRWYTGHLDNLLNMGVDSFKTDFGERIPTDVVFYDGSDPMKMHNYYAYLYNQVVFQWLEKARGKNDAVLFARSSTAGGQKFPVHWGGDCDASYVSMAESLRGGLSLGLSGFGFWSHDIGGFESTAPSDLYKRWIAFGLLSSHSRLHGSKSYRVPWIYDEEAVDVLRFFTSLKHSLMPYLYQQAYETTKTGVPMMRAMMLEFPEDPACDYVDRQYMLGDALLVAPIFNEEGRISYYLPKGAWTHLLTNEKVEGGTWKEGHYDYFSLPLFVRPDSIIPIGDNIAKPDYDYADSVTCHVFGLQTNKKVTIRDTHGKIALTLAVNVNIDGSYDVIPDNPMNKQWQLVLRGMTTLPSVENGEVDLVENGVSIVPEDTSTAVNITFECDKRR from the coding sequence ATGAAATTTACAGATGGTAACTGGCTGATTAGAGAGGGATTAGAGCTCATCACACCTGTTCAACTTTTTCGGGAAACTGTTAACGAGAAGCAACTGACGCTTTTATTAGCACCTATCGATTTATCTGAACGTGCTAATCAGCTAGACGTGTCGATGCTGACTGTTACGTATTCAGCGCCACTCCCAGATGTCATTAAAGTAACTTGTGTCAGACATAAAGGTGGGGTTAAACGAGGACCAGAATTTACGGTTGCCGAACAAGAAGATGAGGCAACCGTGATAAAAAATACGAAAACAGATGTCACACTAACGAGTGGTTCGTTACAAGTAAAAGCAATAAAAGGCCCCAGATGGACGAGTGAATACGTCTATAATGGTCAGCATATAACGAGCAGTGGGTTTAAAGGTAAAGCGCATGTAACGAGAACAGCCACAAAAGAGACGTTTATGAGAGAAGAGTTGGATTTATCTGTCGGTGAAACAATTTATGGGCTAGGTGAACGATTTACACCGTTAGTAAGAAATGGGCAAGTTGTGGACACGTGGAATAAAGACGGTGGCACGAGTTCGGAGCAATCTTACAAGAATGTCCCTTTCTACTTATCGAATAAAGGATATGGTGTGTTCGTGAATCATCCAGAAAACGTCTCCTTTGAAGCCGGCTCAGAAAAAGTGTCCAAAATGCAATTTAGCGTAACAGGAGAGACGCTTGAGTACTACATCATCGGTGGCGGAGCACCTAAAAAAGTGCTCGAAAACTATACCACTTTGACAGGTAAACCTGCGTTACCGCCAGCTTGGTCTTTCGGATTATGGTTAACGACCTCTTTTACGACAGATTATGATGAGCAAACGGTTAATACCTTTGTGGATGGGATGGCTGAACGACACCTCCCATTACGCGTGTTTCACTTTGATTGTTTTTGGATGAAAGCCCTTCAGTGGTGCGATTTTCAATGGGATAAGGACGTTTTCCCTGATCCGAGAGGCATGCTGAGACGCTTGAAAGATAAAGGATTAAAAATATCTATTTGGATTAATCCTTATATTGCACAAGCTTCTCCGTTATTCGATGAAGCAGTAGAAAAAGGCTATTTAATAAAAAAGAAAAATGGCGACGTCTGGCAATGGGATAAATGGCAACCAGGAATGGGCATCGTTGATTTTACAAATGACCAGGCATGTCGATGGTACACAGGTCATTTAGATAATTTGCTCAACATGGGAGTAGATAGCTTTAAAACAGACTTTGGTGAAAGAATTCCTACCGATGTCGTCTTCTATGATGGGTCAGACCCTATGAAAATGCATAATTATTATGCGTACTTATACAATCAAGTGGTGTTTCAATGGTTGGAAAAGGCACGAGGTAAAAATGACGCAGTCCTTTTTGCGCGTTCATCAACAGCAGGAGGACAAAAGTTTCCAGTTCATTGGGGGGGTGACTGTGATGCTAGTTACGTTTCCATGGCCGAAAGTCTTCGGGGAGGCTTGTCATTAGGCTTGTCTGGATTCGGTTTTTGGAGTCATGATATCGGTGGGTTTGAAAGTACAGCTCCATCCGATCTTTACAAACGATGGATTGCGTTTGGTTTGTTGTCCAGCCATAGCAGACTACATGGGAGTAAGTCATACCGTGTCCCGTGGATATATGATGAAGAAGCGGTTGATGTTTTAAGATTTTTCACGTCCTTAAAACATTCGCTTATGCCGTACTTGTATCAACAGGCTTATGAAACGACGAAAACAGGCGTACCGATGATGAGGGCGATGATGTTGGAATTTCCTGAAGATCCAGCATGTGATTATGTAGACCGTCAATATATGCTCGGTGATGCTCTACTCGTGGCACCTATTTTTAATGAAGAAGGCCGCATTAGCTACTATTTACCGAAAGGGGCGTGGACACATCTCCTCACAAATGAAAAAGTGGAAGGAGGAACGTGGAAGGAAGGGCACTATGATTATTTTAGTCTGCCACTTTTCGTAAGACCTGACTCTATCATACCGATCGGAGACAACATTGCTAAACCAGATTATGACTACGCTGATAGTGTGACATGCCATGTATTCGGGCTGCAAACAAATAAAAAGGTTACTATCAGAGATACTCATGGAAAGATAGCACTCACGTTAGCTGTTAATGTCAATATAGATGGCTCTTATGACGTTATCCCTGATAACCCTATGAATAAACAATGGCAGCTCGTTTTAAGAGGCATGACCACTCTCCCTTCTGTAGAAAATGGGGAAGTTGACTTGGTTGAAAACGGTGTTTCTATCGTTCCAGAAGATACTAGTACAGCCGTAAACATTACATTTGAGTGCGATAAGAGGAGGTAA